Proteins encoded within one genomic window of Arachis ipaensis cultivar K30076 chromosome B08, Araip1.1, whole genome shotgun sequence:
- the LOC107613513 gene encoding methylthioribose-1-phosphate isomerase — protein MASCGSNGVESPNTLQSICYNRGSLQLLDQRKLPLETIFLDIKDSTDGWNAIRDMVVRGAPAIAIAAALSLAVEVSNLGSFNGSPGDAASLLQSKLEYLVSSRPTAVNLSDAATKLKEVISKAAATSSEARSVFQAYIEAAEIMLEDDVASNKAIGSYGAKFMQQQMEKQKLSVLTHCNTGSLATAGYGTALGVIRALHSGGVLERAYCTETRPFNQGARLTAYELVHDKIPATLIADSAAAALMRAGRVDAVVVGADRVASNGDTANKIGTYSVALCAKFHNVPFYVAAPLTSIDLSLSSGEEIVIEERSPKELLNTRGGLGEQVAASGISVWNPAFDVTPAGLIHGIITEKGVITKMSSADAFDIKAFIQKTG, from the exons ATGGCGTCTTGTGGTTCCAACGGAGTTGAATCCCCAAACACGCTCCAATCCATATGTTACAACCGCGGTTCCCTTCAGCTTCTCGATCAG AGGAAGCTACCTCTGGAAACAATTTTTTTGGACATAAAGGATTCTACTGATGGCTG GAATGCCATACGGGATATGGTGGTCCGGGGAGCACCTGCTATTGCCATTGCAGCCGCACTCTCTCTGGCTGTTGAGGTGTCTAATCTAGGTTCTTTTAATGGGTCGCCTGGTGATGCTGCTTCCTTGTTGCAAAGCAAGTTAGAATATCTTGTCTCAAG TCGGCCAACTGCAGTAAACTTATCAGATGCTGCAACAAAGCTAAAAGAAGTCATATCTAAGGCTGCTGCTACCAGTTCAGAGGCCAGGAGTGTTTTCCAG GCATATATAGAAGCAGCGGAAATTATGCTTGAGGATGATGTTGCCTCGAACAAAGCAATTGGTTCATATGGAGCAAAGTTCATGCAACAGCAAATGGAGAAACAGAAACTTTCTGTCTTGACCCATTGCAACACTGGAAG TCTAGCCACAGCTGGATATGGTACTGCTCTGGGTGTAATTCGCGCACTTCACAGTGGAGGAGTTTTAGAAAGGGCTTATTGCACTGAAACCCGGCCATTTAATCAA GGTGCTAGACTTACTGCCTATGAGTTAGTGCATGATAAAATACCAGCTACTCTTATAGCAGATTCTGCTGCTGCTGCCTTAATGAGAGCCGGACGCGTGGATGCTGTTGTTGTTGGGGCCGATCGTGTTGCATCAAATG GTGACACAGCCAACAAAATTGGGACCTATAGCGTTGCCTTGTGTGCCAAGTTTCACAATGTACCTTTTTATGTGGCTGCACCGCTGACTTCGATTGATCTGTCACTTTCTTCCGGAGAAGAAATTGTCATCGAGGAGAGATCTCCGAAGGAGTTGTTGAACACACGAGGAGGACTTGGAGAGCAAGTTGCTGCCTCAGGAATTTCGGTATGGAATCCGGCTTTCGATGTTACACCTGCTGGTCTAATACATGGAATCATAACTGAGAAG GGTGTCATTACAAAGATGTCTTCGGCTGATGCTTTTGACATAAAAGCATTCATACAGAAAACAGGTTAG